Part of the Clostridia bacterium genome is shown below.
AAACCCAGATGATATCACAGAGAAGCTAAAAGGCTTACAAACGGTAGACAGACAAAGTGTCAGTGGCTTTTTTCATAAGAACCTAAATCGTTATTATGACCTATTTTACTATATGCAACAAGAAGATCATACTAGTTTTTTAAGAATGGAAGAAAAAGAAAGGCATGAAAGAATTGAGGATTTGTTTGATACAGACAAAGAATTGGAAGAAAAAGAAAAGGTTGATGAATTTAAAAGACGCTTAGAAAAGATTAGAGATGGTATTCAGCAAGAAGTTAATGAACTTGCTACCAAGCTAAATGAGATTGAAAGCCCAAGTATTAATGCTTTAGAAAGCAATTTAAGATATGTCAATATTTTAAAGGAACTAGATGTTATTCAGGAATGGGATAAAGAAGATTTTATTCTATCAAAAGAGAATAAAGAGAAGATTGAGAAAAGCTTAAGTGATTTAGAAAGGTTTATTGAGTATTCAAGTAGTTATCTAAATTCGCAATTTAATAAAAATTTAAATGTTTTTATTAATGATGAAAAACTAATTAGAGAAGCAATAATTATTGGTAATTGGATAAATAGTTTTGATGATATTGATAATATACACTCAACACAAATGACTTTAAAAAAATATAGTGAAAATTTAAAAATCGAAAACATAAGAACAAGCATTAAAGATAGTGACATAGATAAGCTTGAGCAGCTTGTAGGTGGAGAAACTGACTATGGATTAATTAAATCATCGATGCAAGGCTTAAGAAGTAGAGAAGAATACTCGAGTTCAATCTCTAGAACAATTGATGAGCTAAATAAAGCAAGAGAGGCTATTACGGATAAATTTAATAAAGTTGCAGGTTTAGTAGATATTAAAAAGTCGCAATGTCCACTGTGCGGATATGATTGGAATGGACATAGTAAGCTGCTAGAACAAATTACCAAGGAGACATCTATCTTGGTTGGGTATCTAGATAATAATATGAAATCTATTGAAAGTGACTTGAAGAACTTATATGAAACTCATGTTATTAAATTAATTGGAAAAGTTAACGAGAAAGTTGTTTCGTTGGGCGAACCTATAAATATAGACTTTTATAACCAAGTTAAGACGACTTATAAGAGTAAGGATTTAATAAATCAATTCCTTAATTGGTGTTTGGAGAATAAGATAAAGGTTAATGAGTATTTGAACGAGAAGCAAGAGAAGAAAGATGTTTCGGCTATAGATATATTATCCTTTAAGAACTATCTGAAAGGTTTTTATAAAGATATTGATAAAAATTATGATATGTTAGATGAAAGGACTAGCTTTGATACCATATTCAATAGTATCTTTAAAGGTAATAAACAGAATATTACTAAACTAAGATTAGATAAAGTGGGAGAAAAGAAAGGGTATTTGCTTTATAAATACTTTTCATCTAATGAGGAGAAAAGGAAAAGGATAACAGAAGAAATTTCATGTATGAAAAGCAAACTAGATGCTATTGAAAAATGGATTGGTAACAAAGGAATGAAGGCAAAGGAAAAAAGTCAGAGACCTATATACAAAATTACCTCAATATATGAGACAGAAATATCAAAACATTGGAGAAAGCTAGTTACTGATGTTGAAATACCATTTTACATATACAGTGGGAAAGTTATACAGACTTATCAACGCGGTAGTGGAATTTTTTTGCAGGATCCTAAGTCAAATAAATCAGATGCTTTAAGGTTCCTTTCTGATATAGATAATGATCATGATATCGTACATTCAATGAGTTCAGGACAACTCTCGGCTATGATCATTGCATGGGTGTTAACTCTAAATAAAGTATATGGGAGGAGCTCTGGCGAAGATAGCTTAAGTATTTTATTGATTGATGATCCCGTGCAGACGATGGATGAGATAAACATGGCTTCGTTAGTAGAACTTTTGAGGAACGATTTTTCAGATAGGCAACTTATAATTTCAACACATGAAGATAATTTCTCTAGATATATTCGATACAAATTTCTGAAGTATAATCTTAAAGAGAAACGAATCAATGTAAAAGATATGCTCAATAGTTAGGCGATATATAATATTTACATATACTAATGAGGTTGTACCGTAGGGAATGGTTTTAACCATTCCGTTATCAAAAACCACTGATAGATTTTGATAAATTGTTTAAATTATTATATTATTTCTGGATTACGATTGATTCGATATTTTCGACTGTTTTCAGAACGGATATGAACGGTTCCTTACAATTTCGTAGCATAGAAAGTTAGTGAAGGCCAGGCATTCAACAAATGCCTAGCTTTTCTCTTTTGAAAGAGTTAAGCCATTACAGTAAATATGTTCTTATCTTCAGTACATGGTACTCAAAGCTTACAAATCAAAGGAAAGGTTAACGTAATTTTGAATTAGCAGAGTATATATAATTGCAAAAACTATATACTCAAAGTGAAATATTTGGAAATTATGGTATAATTAAATAAAATTATGTTTCCCCAAAATGATTTTTGTAGTAAGAAATGTACTTTTAACAATTATTCCATTTACAAGTTTATGTGAATGGGTAGAGAAACAATAAACATCTTAAATACAAACCCAACTCTCAAAGAAATATTTGTCAAAATGGGATAGATATGATGATTAATCAATTCCTTAGCGCGTAACTAAGCAGGGGGCTTCGCTTAAGGCGAATAATAGGAATTTAATCAGGAGACGCACGTTTACTTGTGTTCATGAAAAAATCAATATTTTAATAAAATTTTTTTGAATAACGAAAAGGAGTATATCATGGATATAATTGATTCAAGATTATACAAAGTACTTGTCGAAAGAGGAAGTGATTTTCAGGCGAGTATAAAAAGCATATTCAATTATGCAAAAGACTTATTACCACAAGTGATAAACATCTTTTCTAACTATACTCAGCATGATGTGGATCATTCAATTATGATCACAAACTATATGTATGATTTCATCGATGATATTACACAAATGAATGACTTGGAAATAACAATGATGATATATTCTGCATTATTGCATGATATTGGAATGGTAGTTACAGGCAAAGAGATTGAAAGGATTAAGCAAGGTGATTCCAATATTATTGAGTGCAAATATTCTGTAGTCCTGCATGCACTAAAAGACGATAAACTTGCCTTACAAGAATGCATTAGGCCTATCCATGCTAAGAGGTCTGCTTATCATATCGCGAATATGGATGAGCAGCAACAATCTTGGTTTTTACTTCCCAATAGTACTAGTATATATTTCTCTCAAGACATTCAAAAGATTTGTCAATCTCATAATGAATCATTTCAATGGTTGAAAACTGAACTAGATCAAGATAATTATAAAGGCAGTTATTCATATAATTCACAGTATATTGCATTATTGTTAAGATTGTCAGATTTGTTAGATATTGATGAAAATAGAACGCCTATGTATCTATATCGGTTAATTGATCCTGAAGGATATGGCGATTTGGAATGGCGTCAACATTTTATAATTGCAAATACACCTAAAATATATATAAATGAAATTACAAAGCAAAAAGTAATAAGGTTATATGGTGAAAGTACTGATCCCAAAGTGCATAGAAAACTATTAAAATACATTGATTATATTAATCAAGAATTGCTGGATGCAGTTAATTTGTCAGATACCTTTCAAGATAAAAAGTATGCTATTCAATTTAAAACAAATGTAGAAAATAAAATTCAAACTAAAACATTTACTTTTTCTGATTTTAGACTTGACTTGGATTATAATGCGGTAACTAAGTTATTGATGGGTGAACATATATATGGAGAAAAGAAATATGGGTTAAGAGAACTTGTGCAAAATTCAATAGATGCTTGTATGCTTATGAAAGAAGTAGCCCAAGAACAAAAGGATTATCAGTTTGAAAAGTATAAACCTTATATTAATATATGCTTTAATAGGGATAAAAAAGAGGTTATGATTACTGATAATGGTGTTGGCATGTCTTTGGATATTCTGAAAAAATATTTCTTAAATGTTGGAGTTTCTTATTATTCTTCAAACGAATACAAGTATAAAGGATATGTCTATAATCCAATCGGTAATTACGGAATAGGATTTCTTTCATGTTTTATGCTTTCAAGAAATGTCAATGTTCAATCTAAGCGGTATGATGATCATAAGCTTAATAAAATTGAACTTGAAATGAATAGTGAATATATTTGTCTGACACAAGAGCAAAGCACTAGAATGCAAGGAACAGATATAGTATTAGAATTGGAGCAGTTTGCAGAAGTCTTTCCGAGTGTAAATAAGACTAAAGAATTTATAGAACTTAATTTTGTTGATTGCAGTATACCAATAAAAATATTGAATTATGAAAATGGTAATACTACAGAGATTTTATGCCAATTAATTGGTCTAAAAGAAAATTCAGATACTATTGCAAGACTAGATAAATATCTAAATAATATTGAAGGGTATGTCGAGCTGAATTGTAAAGCTATTGGATGTGTAGGCACGTTAGAAGATCTGGAAGGTGATACAAGTTACATATATATAAGTGATGAAGTAGGGCTCGTTGAGGAATGTGAGATAGAGTTCAATATAAATGATTTCGTTCACGATGGTCAGATAGCTTATCTTAAAATACCTATCATTTCTGATGAATTGTCAGATAGATTTAATAATTATTTAGATGTTCTGGATTATTTTGATGAGGCTATAAACAAATTAAAAGATGTGGATTATTTAGAGATATTTTGTGCAGATGAAGATGAATTTGAAGAAGGAACAATGGGTAGCCCTAACGATTCAATAATTGGAGAATATCTTTTTAGAGATCTATGTAACGAGCATGGCCATTCTTCAAACTCACCAACTCGTACAGAAAAGGTTAGCCGATGTGTTATAGATGATAATATTGATAAAGTATTACCATACGAAAAGTCTAAAGGATTTGGTGAATATTCTTGGAATAGAACAGATAAGACATTTATAAAAAATGTTTTTGTCCCGGATTTTTCAATTTCGATGCCTAATATCGTTGATGGAATAGTCTTAAAATCAGCACTTTTTAACATTAAAAACAAAGCTATAATACCTAATGTATCAAGAAACAACGTGCAAAAACTTGATGCTGAAAAGTTTTCATACGCCGTTGGAAAGGCCACACATCTATGGGTTTTAGATAATGTAAAACTTAACTCAAGTGACAAAATCCTATTAAGAAAATTTATAGACAAGTGTTATTCCGAAACTAATGAATTTATAATATTATAACTACTTTAGCTTTAGCTATGGTAAAGAAGTATATGGTGTCAGGTACAGTACTTTCACATATAATCTGTATTTATTGTAGTCTATTGATTAAAACCATTAAACAAATAGAGGTGAAAATATGAAAAGCGAAATCAAAATAAATGATGAGGTTAAGATTATAATGACTAGAGATGAATTCGGATATGAAGATGTCTTGGAAACATTAGATGATGCTGAGTTTGTTAGGATTGTAACATACAATATTTCTAAAGAGAGCGACGATTTGATAAAAAAACTAGAAGCATTTCCTGTAGATAAAGATGTAATAATTATCACTAATATACCTGGTAGGTTTAAAACTTATACTAGTTCTTTTGCTCGAAAAAAAGCAAAAGATACAATAGATACATATATTGAACGTTTGAATCCTGAAAAGTATGATGCTGATATAAAGACTTTTTTTAATTTTGGAAACCACTCAAAGATTATTATGACAGATAAAGCAGCTTATATTGGATCTGCAAACTTTTCAGATGAAAGTAAGCATAATAATGAATGTGGAACAATAATAAAGGATAAAAGAGTGATAAAAGACATCAATGAAATATTTGTTCAAATGCAAATTGATGAAGCTGTGCCATATTACTCAAGTAAGTTCATGAAAACATACGTGATGATATCAAATCTGCTGACTCAAGCTGAAATATACTATGAAGAATTTCATTATAGCTTCTATGCAGATTCTGGACATCAACATCACGGCAGAGGAGATGAATATAGAGGATTTGATGCAGTTTTATCGCCAATTCTTGTTGAAAACTTAGAAAATCTTACATATAGCATAGAAGAAGTTGTAGAACATTTAAATGAAAATTATATTTATAATGATATATTTGAGGGGTTAGACCTAAAGATTTGTGAAGATATTAGAGAAAGAGTGGAACCTAATTCTAAGTTAGAGGAGTTCTCTAGATTTGATCCACAAAATAAAATACAGGAGCTGTTCGAAGAACATTTAATGGAAGGAAATTCTGAATCTGTAGATGATGCTGCACAGCAGGCTGTTAATGATGTTGGTGAAATAAATATGGAACTTGCAGAAGCAATTTATGAAGCTGCATTAGAATGTCATGAGAGGTTAAGAGCGTTATACGAGTTTTTACTTGACTTATTAAGGAAAGTTGAGACAAAGCGAAGTGTTAATTCAGCTTTAGATAATACTTAAGTAAAGGACAAGGCTAAAGTTAGAGGGAATTGCTATGGGCACTGTGCTTGCACGGTTTATGCGCTATATGGCTACGCGATTAATGTATCATTTCGCACTTGTAATATATTGAGTGTGTAAAGAAATAGGAGAGAAGAAAAGGCTAGCGGTAATGCAATAAACGCTTACTTGGTAAGTTCTGCAGAAAATAACTAACTGCCATCTCTGGTATTATAGACTATGCTTGAAAGGAAGAATTCTGTGAAGTGTATTTATTCTAATAGAGACATAGATGATAATAGCATAAGTAAAGAGCATATTATTCAAAATGCACTTGGAGGAATTTATGAATCAACAAGTATTTGTTGCTCAAGCTGCAATAATCTGGTTCAAAAATATATTGATAAGGATTTCTGTAAAATTTTCTCTACAGTATTAACTCAAATCCCGAATTTAAAAAAGACTAGTAGAACGGAATTACCGTCATGCGAGGGAATGGCAATGTGTCCAGATGGTAAAGTATATACTGTGACAATCAAAGGAAAAAAGGTCGTCGACTGCCTTCAATTGAAGAAGGAACTTAAAAGGAATTTAGCAAAATCAGAGTTGGAACAGTTGCATATTTTTTGCTATTATTTCAATTTGGGCAATGAAGAATTTATTAATGGTATTTGCAAAATTGCATTTAACTATGCAATTGATAAAGGAATTACCTATGATAAAATAAGTCACATACTTAGCGTTACAAAAGAGGGAGATAAGATTTCAAATATACAATTCAAAGCGCCGCTTATTCCATTTATTCCGTTAAATGCTTTCGACCACTTTTTGGAATTAGAAACAGAAACTGAGCTGTATCACAATTTGATACTATTTAGCTACGATGCATCGCTGTGTTGCTATATTGATTTATTTAATACATTTCAATTTTATGTTGTTCTCTGTGACGATTGGGAAGGCGATGATGTGTATGAGTCATATTTCCAATTAATTCAAAAAATTGATAGGACACTTCCAGAGTTTACGATAAACCGGAATAAACATATTATTAATATTGCAACTTTATATGGTATAGAACCTACCTATGATCTTAAAAAACTTTACAAAAATGTACAAACTGTTATAAATAAAGTGCCATATGAAAAAAACATGGGAGAATATCTGACTAGAAAACTCTCATGGCAATATCTAATATCGGATTGCAAAGAAAAGATATTGGATGATATGGCAAGCATGTTATTTTATTTTGACGAGGATGACATTCTTATACAAAATAGGTTTAGAAAATTCGTACCATATATTGATAATAAAACAAGAGAGTATAAATATTGCTTGTATCCAGATTGGATTGTAGTGCAGGTGCAAAGTGGACTGAATATCCGAGGATATACTTTTGAAAAGTTTGAACGGTTAACAAAATATCTAATAAATATAAAAGAATAATAGATTAATATGGATGGTAACTGTTCAACGGCGTGATAATTAATACTCGTAAGTTGGGTGTCGACATCAAAAACACTTTTTCAATATTATAAAAGCAATGGAATAATAAAGTAGTACGCTGTACAATGAGTGACATTATCAATGTATAAGATGTATTACAGTCTTGGTACATTATTTAAGGAAGGATAAAAGAATGAATAACGAAGAATATATCAGAAAACATAAAGAATTAATTAGTAAAAATGAAGAAGAAATATCTGAGCTTGATAAAAGGATTAGTGATATAACGGATGAAATGAGTATCGAGTATTTTGAAAATGAGCAAGAAGCAGCTTATCAAGACTATATTAGTAATCCAGGAAATGAGTTAGAAATACTAACTGAAAAAAAAGTAGCAAAACAAATAGAAATAGAAAAGCATGAAGCTGAGATTGAAAAAGAAAACTATAAGGCTATATATGAAAAAGAAAAACACAAATATAAGAATGGTATAGTCGCCTCTGATAAATCAACACCAATCGATTTACTATCTAGAAGAACTTATTCAAAAACATTAGCTGAATACATTTCAAATATAAATACTGAAACTCCTTTTAATATAGGGGTATTCGGAAAATGGGGAGAGGGCAAATCCGCTTTTATTAATTTTATTGAGGAAGAATTATACTGCTTAAATTTGACTTCACAAAATGAGAATAATTATTACATACACCCAGTAAAATATGATGCTTCAGAATATAGTGAGCAGAATAAAATATGGGCATCTATATTAAAAATACTATTTGACAAGTTTGAAGAGGAAAAAGGTATTAAGGCAAAGTTCACTTTTTCTTTTCATCGTTTCATTAAGAGATTTAGAAAGAATCTATGGAAATATATTTCTATGAGCTTAACAATCATCATTTTATTTATTTGGGGGTATTATTTTTATAAAGATGCAAATAATTTGTCAGAATTGAAGAAAATGATAGTTTATAGCTCATTGGGAATTATCCCTTTAATAATGAGTATCACTAATGTTATAATTCCATTTATTAAAAACCAAATTAAATTTATTAAGCCCTTGTCTGATAGAGTAGTGGCTAATGTAGATTTGCCAAGTTACGATAACGAATTAGGAATAAGGGAGAATATTAAAGAAGATTTAAAAGATTTATTGCACGTATGGCTAAAGAATAATAAACAGGGCAATGTGAAAATAGCAGAACATACAAAGAAGCTGTTAAAGCCTTCGTTAAAGATGAATCAAAGAAGAGAAAGAATAGTGCTTTTCGTCGATGAATTAGATAGATGTTCCGAAAAAGGTATAATTGAATTTCTAGATGCACTTCAATTATTTTTAGGAGTTGAAGATTTAGTCATAATTTTATCAATAAATTATAACTCTATTTATCAAGCTTTAATAGAGAAATATGATTATTTAAAGGGGGAAAATATCTCAGATTCAGAAAAGATCAAGTTCTGCGCAGGTTATATTGAAAAATATATTACTATTCCAATTTATCTGCATTATGAGGGTGATTATAATGAATATATTTATAGGCTATTTGAAAAAGCAGAGAATAAACTTATTTTCAATGATAATTTAGCAAAAGAAGCAGCGATCACTAATGATGAGGCGGCAATATATAGCCTAAACATATCTGAAAAGAAGGTATTTAGTAGTGAAGAAAAAGAGCTATTTGATAATATTATTAAAAGAGTTAATAAAGTAAAGCATATTACTCCAAGAGAAGTAAAGAGAATATTTAACATTATTATTTTGTTAAAACAGGTGACAATGACCCTAAATGAAAAATCAAATAATAATGAGAAAATCAGATTTGAATATCTCTTGAGATGGTTTACTTTTTCATATTTCTGTCCTAGATCTTCATTCGCTTTACTAGAGTATATTAAAATCGCACATGAATCAAGAAAACTAAAAAGCATTATTCCTCATTTCAGATCAGAGGAACCTATAAAGCAATTATTAAGTGAGGAAATATATGCTGAGATGTTATTATCTTGTCTGGAAGAAATTAGGCCGAATCAATTGAAAATTTACATGAAAGTTTCTAGCTATTTCATACTTGATGAAAGAAATTTTAAGTTGTAGTGACGGTTAAGAACATAACTAAAGGTAATAAAAACTCTAATAGAAAAACATTATTAAATCGTAGAAAATCGACATATGAAATATTATAGAAGAATTAAACAGATAGCTAGTGCCATAATATATCAATGCGTACTCAGCTAGCTATATATAAAATAGCGGATTTACAGGGCACAGGACCAATATGTCCGTTTTCTTCAGCAATATGTCCGTATCCCAGTATTCCCTTGCATAATATTTAGAAAAGTGCATATACTAATAGGTTTAAAAAGATAGGCATTCACAATGTCTATCTTTTATTTTGGGTAAGTTTTTTTATTGGTCACATATATTGTGCATTTCAATTAAGTTCTTAAGTTCTGTACCTGGCACCATTATTATTAAATAATCGAAATAGGAAGGTTATTTTTAGGAAGGTTATTTTAATTTCCCGACAAAGAGTATTAAATGTTGGTAATTGTAATAAAATGTCGACAATTATTACTATTAATTACCCCAGACTTATATGATAATCAAATAGAGGGACAAGCATAAATCTCCAAATTCAGACAATGTCCCTCAATAATGTAATTAAGTGGGGGAATATTATGATTACTGATGTAAATACCGTAAATATCAAGAAACTCATAATGCATGTACTGGACAACCGGAAACACGAATTAACTCAAAGTGATGCAGTAATAGAATTAGATTCCGAAGACGAATTTATTGATTACATTACAAATCATATAAAAAAATCAGTGAAACATTCGAAAAGACTTGCAGCAAAATTCAGAAAACCTGAGGAAAACTTAGCTAAAGCGCAATTTGAAAAGGTATTTGAAAACAATTATAACTTCATTGCTGTTTCAAAAGAATTGGCAAGACTGTTATATATACCAATGAGTAGTAACACTACTATTAATCCGGCTGACCTTGTGATTTGCTTATACGAAAATGAGATGGATGAACAAATTGTATGCTTGCTGTTGCTTGATTATAAGAAAAACTATTTTCATAAAGAGATTACCCTGCCGGATGGTTCAAAAAAAGTTACTTATTCAGGGGATATCACCAGTTTTCCACCAACGGGATCTGGGTTGAAGAAATGCTGTTTTGTAAAAAAGTATGTCGAGGGTGACGTTTATGACTTGCTGGTGGTAGACAGGAAGCACAAGGAGAATGCTCCTTTAATTAAGGTCACACAGTTTTTTAGTATTGGGCTGCTTGATAGCGAGCCTGCGATGGATGATACAGAAAAAACAAGGCGATTCATAAATAAAACTGTACTGTGGGTACAAAAGCATGTGGCGGAGAAAGGATTGACTAAAGCCCAAGTACAACAGATTCGTCAACTGGAGTTAAGATGCCTTGACATTGTAGAGGATGAGACTTGTGTGAATCTGGATGAATTCATGGAAAAAGCCATAAAAGATGAGACACTGAAACGAGCATATAGGGAGTTCCTTGAGAATGAAGGGCTTATAGACATCGAAATTAACATTGATAAAAAATATGTAGAGGTTAATGTAAACCGTAAGAAGATAATAACCGACAATGGCATAGAGATTAAAATGCCACTTTCAGTATACAGGAATAAGCAAGTATTTATTCAGGACCCTATAGGGGATGGGAAATATGATTTCAGCATAAAAAATGTAGAAGTTAAGCACGAAAGCATAGAAAAATAGTTTGTATAATATTATATAAGGATGGGGGTGATGTGATGGATCGTATTAACGACTGGTGCAGCAAAATAACCTCAAATTATATCGTTAACTTTAAGGAAGATCATGAAAATGCAATTTTTTACGTTGAAGTACATAGTTTACATGAACAGCAAGAGAAATTGAGTAATGATATCAAGGATGCTTTTGAGATATTTGGTGAATCAATGAGTGTGCTTCCACTAGAGAGCGTCTATAACTTGAATATTAATAGCATAGATGATGTAGAACAGGGACTGAGCGATTTCATAGAAAATCTGGAGTGTAGTGGCTTTACAAGCTGCAAAGTGCAGGTTAGTATTTCTAAGAAAGAATTAGTGCGGAAATATATTACTATGGATATCAAGCAATCCTATTCGATAAAGCTATTTTTCAGATTTGAGAACTTTCTTGCACTTGTACAGAACCACGATTATTCTGTATTAGAAAGCTCACTATTCAGAAAAGATATAGTAACGGTTGTGCTGGTTATGGATAGAGTATTTTTAGAATGCTTCAGCAGTCATTTAGTCATA
Proteins encoded:
- a CDS encoding AAA family ATPase, with protein sequence MSGYRVNKVYIENFKLIDKVEIDFEKSDLIVFDGPNGYGKTTTFDAIELALTGCIKRIESNCVINKTKGFEHFLFHKDENKAIIIQVELVSDNDRISIVKRFDPQKVNQSMEKRPDYWDGFDTYLMKDYINPDDITEKLKGLQTVDRQSVSGFFHKNLNRYYDLFYYMQQEDHTSFLRMEEKERHERIEDLFDTDKELEEKEKVDEFKRRLEKIRDGIQQEVNELATKLNEIESPSINALESNLRYVNILKELDVIQEWDKEDFILSKENKEKIEKSLSDLERFIEYSSSYLNSQFNKNLNVFINDEKLIREAIIIGNWINSFDDIDNIHSTQMTLKKYSENLKIENIRTSIKDSDIDKLEQLVGGETDYGLIKSSMQGLRSREEYSSSISRTIDELNKAREAITDKFNKVAGLVDIKKSQCPLCGYDWNGHSKLLEQITKETSILVGYLDNNMKSIESDLKNLYETHVIKLIGKVNEKVVSLGEPINIDFYNQVKTTYKSKDLINQFLNWCLENKIKVNEYLNEKQEKKDVSAIDILSFKNYLKGFYKDIDKNYDMLDERTSFDTIFNSIFKGNKQNITKLRLDKVGEKKGYLLYKYFSSNEEKRKRITEEISCMKSKLDAIEKWIGNKGMKAKEKSQRPIYKITSIYETEISKHWRKLVTDVEIPFYIYSGKVIQTYQRGSGIFLQDPKSNKSDALRFLSDIDNDHDIVHSMSSGQLSAMIIAWVLTLNKVYGRSSGEDSLSILLIDDPVQTMDEINMASLVELLRNDFSDRQLIISTHEDNFSRYIRYKFLKYNLKEKRINVKDMLNS
- a CDS encoding ATP-binding protein, coding for MDIIDSRLYKVLVERGSDFQASIKSIFNYAKDLLPQVINIFSNYTQHDVDHSIMITNYMYDFIDDITQMNDLEITMMIYSALLHDIGMVVTGKEIERIKQGDSNIIECKYSVVLHALKDDKLALQECIRPIHAKRSAYHIANMDEQQQSWFLLPNSTSIYFSQDIQKICQSHNESFQWLKTELDQDNYKGSYSYNSQYIALLLRLSDLLDIDENRTPMYLYRLIDPEGYGDLEWRQHFIIANTPKIYINEITKQKVIRLYGESTDPKVHRKLLKYIDYINQELLDAVNLSDTFQDKKYAIQFKTNVENKIQTKTFTFSDFRLDLDYNAVTKLLMGEHIYGEKKYGLRELVQNSIDACMLMKEVAQEQKDYQFEKYKPYINICFNRDKKEVMITDNGVGMSLDILKKYFLNVGVSYYSSNEYKYKGYVYNPIGNYGIGFLSCFMLSRNVNVQSKRYDDHKLNKIELEMNSEYICLTQEQSTRMQGTDIVLELEQFAEVFPSVNKTKEFIELNFVDCSIPIKILNYENGNTTEILCQLIGLKENSDTIARLDKYLNNIEGYVELNCKAIGCVGTLEDLEGDTSYIYISDEVGLVEECEIEFNINDFVHDGQIAYLKIPIISDELSDRFNNYLDVLDYFDEAINKLKDVDYLEIFCADEDEFEEGTMGSPNDSIIGEYLFRDLCNEHGHSSNSPTRTEKVSRCVIDDNIDKVLPYEKSKGFGEYSWNRTDKTFIKNVFVPDFSISMPNIVDGIVLKSALFNIKNKAIIPNVSRNNVQKLDAEKFSYAVGKATHLWVLDNVKLNSSDKILLRKFIDKCYSETNEFIIL
- a CDS encoding phospholipase D-like domain-containing protein — its product is MKSEIKINDEVKIIMTRDEFGYEDVLETLDDAEFVRIVTYNISKESDDLIKKLEAFPVDKDVIIITNIPGRFKTYTSSFARKKAKDTIDTYIERLNPEKYDADIKTFFNFGNHSKIIMTDKAAYIGSANFSDESKHNNECGTIIKDKRVIKDINEIFVQMQIDEAVPYYSSKFMKTYVMISNLLTQAEIYYEEFHYSFYADSGHQHHGRGDEYRGFDAVLSPILVENLENLTYSIEEVVEHLNENYIYNDIFEGLDLKICEDIRERVEPNSKLEEFSRFDPQNKIQELFEEHLMEGNSESVDDAAQQAVNDVGEINMELAEAIYEAALECHERLRALYEFLLDLLRKVETKRSVNSALDNT
- a CDS encoding HNH endonuclease; amino-acid sequence: MLERKNSVKCIYSNRDIDDNSISKEHIIQNALGGIYESTSICCSSCNNLVQKYIDKDFCKIFSTVLTQIPNLKKTSRTELPSCEGMAMCPDGKVYTVTIKGKKVVDCLQLKKELKRNLAKSELEQLHIFCYYFNLGNEEFINGICKIAFNYAIDKGITYDKISHILSVTKEGDKISNIQFKAPLIPFIPLNAFDHFLELETETELYHNLILFSYDASLCCYIDLFNTFQFYVVLCDDWEGDDVYESYFQLIQKIDRTLPEFTINRNKHIINIATLYGIEPTYDLKKLYKNVQTVINKVPYEKNMGEYLTRKLSWQYLISDCKEKILDDMASMLFYFDEDDILIQNRFRKFVPYIDNKTREYKYCLYPDWIVVQVQSGLNIRGYTFEKFERLTKYLINIKE
- a CDS encoding P-loop NTPase fold protein, whose translation is MNNEEYIRKHKELISKNEEEISELDKRISDITDEMSIEYFENEQEAAYQDYISNPGNELEILTEKKVAKQIEIEKHEAEIEKENYKAIYEKEKHKYKNGIVASDKSTPIDLLSRRTYSKTLAEYISNINTETPFNIGVFGKWGEGKSAFINFIEEELYCLNLTSQNENNYYIHPVKYDASEYSEQNKIWASILKILFDKFEEEKGIKAKFTFSFHRFIKRFRKNLWKYISMSLTIIILFIWGYYFYKDANNLSELKKMIVYSSLGIIPLIMSITNVIIPFIKNQIKFIKPLSDRVVANVDLPSYDNELGIRENIKEDLKDLLHVWLKNNKQGNVKIAEHTKKLLKPSLKMNQRRERIVLFVDELDRCSEKGIIEFLDALQLFLGVEDLVIILSINYNSIYQALIEKYDYLKGENISDSEKIKFCAGYIEKYITIPIYLHYEGDYNEYIYRLFEKAENKLIFNDNLAKEAAITNDEAAIYSLNISEKKVFSSEEKELFDNIIKRVNKVKHITPREVKRIFNIIILLKQVTMTLNEKSNNNEKIRFEYLLRWFTFSYFCPRSSFALLEYIKIAHESRKLKSIIPHFRSEEPIKQLLSEEIYAEMLLSCLEEIRPNQLKIYMKVSSYFILDERNFKL
- a CDS encoding nucleoid-associated protein, which produces MITDVNTVNIKKLIMHVLDNRKHELTQSDAVIELDSEDEFIDYITNHIKKSVKHSKRLAAKFRKPEENLAKAQFEKVFENNYNFIAVSKELARLLYIPMSSNTTINPADLVICLYENEMDEQIVCLLLLDYKKNYFHKEITLPDGSKKVTYSGDITSFPPTGSGLKKCCFVKKYVEGDVYDLLVVDRKHKENAPLIKVTQFFSIGLLDSEPAMDDTEKTRRFINKTVLWVQKHVAEKGLTKAQVQQIRQLELRCLDIVEDETCVNLDEFMEKAIKDETLKRAYREFLENEGLIDIEINIDKKYVEVNVNRKKIITDNGIEIKMPLSVYRNKQVFIQDPIGDGKYDFSIKNVEVKHESIEK